gctctgtcctaggatgtcccctggacagggacaggaggaggatggacagactggtgaggagggccagctctgtcctgggatgtcccctggacagggacaggaggaggatggacagactggtgaggagggccagctctgtcctgggatgtcccctggacatatactgtatattcttttttatatattttctattcttattttgattttttttctctgcgtgtttttgctgctgttgtgctgtaaatttccccattgtgggacaaataaaggaatctgaatctgactTTTACTTGAAGTAAACTGAACCCAAACCTTTTAGAAATATGGACACCATTCCAGAAGAACGCGTCCAGACCAAAATCTGTTGGTTGGGTGGTTCAAAGGAGAAAGCAAAGATTCTACAGTCCAGTCCTTGAAACTTCTCCAGCTCAGTGTTGGAAGATGATGCACTCTGCCAttttaaagggttagggttagggttagccccaactggttagggttagccccaactggttagggttaaccccaactggttagggttagccccaactggttagggttagccccaactggttagggttagggttagccccaACTGGCTCAGGTGACTTACAACTATGACAGAAAAGGCTCCAAACAAACTTCAAACGAGTGCtcccttcctgtctgtttgaAACTTCACCGTGTTTTTGAAAACTTACTTTTAATCCACAGTGTGAGCAAGCCTCTTAGCTCTGTTCGGTATTACTGCAGGAATTAAAATTAAGTTTAGATCAATGAATTAAACTAAACTGGATCAGAAGCAGGACCAAAGAAACTGTGGATCCATATTGGATCATATTTAACAGATGTTAGAAGCTCGGATTGTTCCAATTAGTTTATGAATATGAGGCAAATGAGGTAGATTCTTCTTCAGGAATCAGTAaggtttccatttcttttacTTATGTGTTTCTTACCGTTTTTCTCTTTCGGTCCagcctctctcttttccttgAAACGAAACTTCATATCGAAGCCTCTTTGCCAGCTCAGAGATTTCAGCCTGTAGTGCCTCCACCTAAAATCAGAGTGATGTTACCATGGTGAGGCCTGAGAAAACACAATGACATCCATACCTGACCTTGAGCTTGGCAGAAGGTTAacagaagagagggggaggaaaataTACAGCTGTGGTCCTGATCAGTTTATCTATGGCCTAATCAGCGCTGTACATCAAACTAAATGAGTTGTGTCCTCTGTCACTGACCTTGGCAATGATGACCACCTGGTAGGTCGCGAGAGGTAGAGTGATCAGCGTCCTGACCATCACTGTTGACATGATGATGCTCAACCACCATGGAAACCCAGTCACCTGCTGCACTCCCATCAGATACTGTTCACAGAGGTGCACTGGACCCGATTCTGCCAGACTGTTATACCAGCCAGAACCGGCACTTGTGCTGTTGCCTGACATGGACTGAGCCCTCGACACAACGCTCAATCCCAACAATGAcccatcttttaaaaaaactctGCTTCCTGACAGAGTCTTGGGACATAAGGGAGTCCTGAttgctgagaaggtcctcataTTTGATAAAGTCCTGACACCCAAAGCTAAATTTACAGGTACTCCGGgacagcaggcagcaggggCAGACCAGGTGTAACCAGGGGGAAGTGCCCTGGCCACCACAGAACACCTGACTCTGCGTGGTGGGGGTTGCAGGAACTTCATAATGAACATGTTGACCTAAAAAAAGACTTGGATTAAAAACGGCGTGATTGAGTTTTCAAATTAAGGGACAAGGCAGCTGCCAGCTGTCatatataatatacagtataatcatAACACCAAGTGTTTAGTCTGTAAAATTCTGGTTATGTCTTCTGTCTAATTGGTCTTTTAATCAGTTCATTTCAGAGTGGTTGGCTCGTAGTTTATatgattacatttttttttactaacaATAACTTAATTAAATGGCAAAATAGAACATCTACACGATCATCATATCAAATtgattttacttaaaaatgtgTTGACGTAAGAAGTGAACATACCTGTTTAACGTCGGTGTGCAAGTGACATGCAATTTAAACAGATCGTGAGGAACAGTTTACAGAAAAATAATTGATACAATTaaatttttattcttttcttttcaccttCATCCCTTCATACACACGCCGCAAAGACCTCCAAAGATGACGTCACGGTGTTTACTGCTGTGCGTCGAGTAATTGTGACGCAAGATGgcgaggttttttttaatttccccaAGTAAAATTATATTATACAAATAAAACTTGTGAATTATACTCATTAATCTAATTCCACTATAGTGACAACGGCGAAAAGTCGGTAAACTACTACAAGCTTTTGAACAAAACCGGAAACAAGCATATATACTTTCAAAGTAATACAACGAGAAACCGCTTTATTTatggttaattttttttaagaacaTCTAATTTAACTAATTTAACATCTAAATttaacatctaattattttcacatATTTATCAAGACTGACGAAATTGGGAGCAACTTTGAaacattatttcttttaatcctTTTAATCCTTCCTATAATGAGGTCTTGTATAGGCCGACACTATACACGACCTCATTATAGGGAAAGGATTTCCCTATaatcaaatgtaataaaaaaaaacattaaatgacAGCTGATTCAAAATGTTTTGTCATCACCAATCACAAAATCGATTCCAAAATTTTAAAGATAAGGCTTTTCCCCGGCTCTTACTGTGGTGAATAAGAAACAATGCTTCCGGTTTCCGCTGAATAAACAAGTATGGCGGAGTACAACCAGATCGGTGTGCTGTCGGCTCTGCTCCTTTTCACAGCCCTGACGGCCAGGGACATTTATCTTGTGAGAACGGGTCTCCAGCGAGGTCAGGTCACAACTTCGAGCCTTTACCGAGACCCTGGCCAGGCTAAACCCAAGTCAACTCTGTACAACGGGCCGGTCCTCAAGTTCCAGTACTGGTGAGTTAGCTGCGCTGCTACATGCTAACTGGCGTCATAATTAAAAATGGTAATCTGGCTGCAGTACGATACCTTATAGATTTGAACGTTATTTTTCAATCGTCTAAATATTAAGACGATTCTATTTTCTGTTCATCACTTATctttctcctcctatctctccTCTCATGTTTATATCCCTCTGCAGTCCCTTTCAATAGCTGTTTGTTGGTAGTAGCACTTATATCAGGTAAATTAGGACCATATGGTACGATTTCATTCACATTGGTCTCAGTTGCATAGTGGCTTGATTGTGTTTCTCAGTGTAAGTCGTGTCTGCGTCCTATTCTTGCTCTACCATTGTTCATTGACTTGTtcacccctgaccctaacctcaaccctaaccctgaccctaaccctaataactGGCCCATCATGTTTTCCAGTATCTCCTGAGGCTACAGCAAAGTATTCCAAGAGTACTCGCGGGCAATAAACCAGCTGTACCCGGGCATACGCATTGAAGGAGAAAATTACCCTCCGACTCCCTTCAACAAGTGAGTTGAGTTATCATGTGTTTGTTAACATGCTAGCTGACCGATCACCTGAAGTGCTGGCAGTAAGTTATTTACCAATGAGAGCTCACTTTTCACCTGTTTTGTGTTAAGGTTGATGGGCAGCCTGTTTTCCTACCTGAAGATGCTTTCCATCCTCCTTATTATCAGTGGTCAGAATCCCTTCATCCTTCTTGGCCTCGATACTCCGAGAGCTTGGATCTGGAGTCAGGAGAACAAGGTAAGAGATTCAGATGGGCTGATTGGTAGTCAATCAGGCAGCAGCATCTGTAGCTCTACAAAAACAGTACTTGCTTTTGGTACTTTTCTTTTACATCACAAGGAAACATTTTCCTGATTTTCTGTGCCCCTTGGAGAAGATGTAACAAGGCAATAGTTTAGGAAAGTTGTATTAAGCTGAATTTAACAGGAATTTAACACACATGTTATAGggaataaccctaaccctaaccctaaaaacatttatgaaaataaatgcaaaaaaaaaatgacagaaaccaggaaaagaaacagcaacaacaccctaaccctaaatatTCTGTTTCTTCAAATGCTGCAGAGTGAAAACACTTGTTTGGTGTGAATCTGGAAAAGATCACCAAGacgagctaaccctaaccaagacgatctaacccctaaccctctaaccctaaccaagacgatctaaccctaacccctctaaccctaaccaagacgatctaaccctaaccctctaaccctaaccaagacgatctaaccctaaccctctaaccctaaccctctaaccctaaccaagacgatctaaccctaaccctctaaccctaaccaagacgatctaaccctaaccctctaaccctaaccctctaaccctaaccaagacgatctaaccctaaccctctaaccctaaccaagacgatctaaccctaaccctctaacccctctaaccctaacctctaaccctaaccctaaccaagacgatctaaccctaaccctaaccccctaaaccctaaccctctaaccctaaccctctaattcCTAACCCTCACCAAGACgatctaacctaaccctctaaccctaacccctctaaccctaacccctctaaccctaaccccctaaaccctaaccctaaccctctaattcCTAACCCTCACCAAGACgatctaaccctacccctctaaccctaaccccctaaaccctaaccctctaattcCTAACCCTCACCAAGACGATCTaacctaacccctctaaccctaaccctctaaccccctaaaccctaaccctctaaccctctaaccctaacccccctaaaccctaacctctaaccctaaccccctaaaccctaaccctctaaccctaacccctctaattCCTAACCCTCACCAAGacgatctaaccctaacccctaaccctaaccctctaaccctaaccccctaaaccctaaccccctaaccctaaccccctaaaccctaacccctaaccctaaccccctaaccccctaaaccctaccccctaaaccctaaccccctaaaccctaaccctctaaccctaaccccctaaaccctaaccctctaaccctaaccctctaattcCTAACCCTCACCAAGacgatctaaccctaaccctctaaccctaacccctctaaccctaaccccctaaccctctaaaccctgGATATAATCAGAAATCTGAATATAGTACTTATGTCCATgtaatgtttaattttttttaaaagttttgaAATCTAACAATTCTATTTTGACTTTGTCTCTCTAGGGTATTGAATTCAGATTGAGAAATTATTTTGGCTGTAAGATTATCAAAAAAATACAGGTTCTGGAAACTTTCCTCCTGCAGTGCACGCAGACTGAAGCTATTTTCCTATTTAATATTCAGTGTTTATGCAGAAGAAATACATGAAATGATCAATGCTGATCTTTGTGATTGTTAATTAGAGCAATTATGTTGTATATGTCTTAATGTGGCATTTATAATAATGGCAATAAAAAACACTAGTATTCTTAATTGTGTCTATACACAAACCTGTACATGGAATATGTAGGACCAGTTCCCTTAGTGAACAGAAAATATGACTGATATGTgtttagaaagaaaatgtaCATCTAAACCCAATTTTTAAAaggaattcattaaaaatcaGTTTTGCATTTAACAGGAagtatatgtacagtatatgtatatactgtatatatgtcttatcttatttttattttatttatcttattctagtgttgtcttctttatgttgaatgtcgcagcgtcacaccaagacaaattcttagcttgtgtaatactgtgtattacatgaacaatggcaataaatctgcttcaaTTCAATTCAAGGTTATTGTCAAGAATTTCCCAGTCTGATCACTCACAAGTTGAAAGAGTTGTAAAAATCGTTGTCCTGCACACGGGGCTTCTCTCGGTGCTGCCCTCTAAGCGAATCGAGTCCTGGTGTGGGTGCGAGTGGTCCGACAGGATTTTTAATAAAAGCCAATAATATTCTGTGCTGCTTTTGCCACCACCTTTAAGTGGTTTCTTGTTGCTGGCTGTGCAGGCCCATGATGTGTGTAAGATGTCCTCCTCAGAATTTCCATCGATTAAATTGGTTTCAATTACTGTTTGGTAGATCTTCTCCTGTCTAATGGCCTACTTCCTCTGTAACATGATGGAGACTCATTTTCTGTCCACTGGAGCCTTTGAGGTCACTCTCAATGGTGAGTTGGGATTTAACAGGAATCTCTGGTTTGGGTTTGATGTCAGGGAAGTAAATGTGCTTCTTTTCCATGATCAGATGTTCCTCTGTGGTCAAAGCTTCAGTCGGGTTATGTCCCAAACATTCAGGAAATCTTCAAGATTCTTGACAACCAGTTGAAAATCAACACGGTGGATCAAATGAGCTTCTCCCCCTAGACTGACGGCACCCTCAGGTGTGTAATGATTTTAATATTAGATGGTGCTTTGATATTCTGTTAATGAGTGTTCATGATCAATGGGTGGCATCTTTGACTGTCCATCAGACAGAACTTTACTGAAGTATTTACATGTGGCACATTTTTGTAACCCTTTCACAACAATAATGACATAAAATGCAAACAATGGAAATGTGATTTCAACAAGATTTTACTCTTGTTGAAttcatcatctacctgctgcaaaGACGGCGACCGGTACCTGTCGGGCCCCAGGTACCTGGAGGGTCCCCCCAAAACTAAGATGaatgaaaatataataattacaTGACAAAAAATAGATCAGTAAGTTAGTGTTTCTAAATAGTGTACCGTAACACTCAATTTGGGTAAATTGgttattttaatcaattttcCTGGAATGGTGTAGCCTTGAAAGTTCTCCAGTTCTGTGGGAGCCTTTCCGGCGTTTGCTCCCATCTGACCTCATTAATTAATTCTGCCGTTACTTTTTCACCTGTAAGACTTTGAAAACACTGTAAGGGTTCTATTTTTGGACTCCTGTGCTTTCAACACCATCCACTCAAGGTCACCTTGATGGCCTGAGGAGGTTAGGATCATTTGATGTGTGCGGGCCACTGCCGAGGAGTTTTTATGAGACTCTGGTGGCAACTGTGGTCCCCTATACAGTGAAAGGAAGACAAAGAGCACGACCTCTGTGAAAATGCCCTTTGCACAGATGAGTACAGTATCTGAGGACCTTCGAGAAACATctgtaaaaagacaaattaaaGCTGAAGTGGAACTGGACTCCTGAACCTAACGGACTCAAAACATGCCAGTAAATCCACCAAAGACTGGCTGAAAATTGAGGAGAGTCCTGGAATTGTCGAGTCAAAGCCTGGATCTTAATACCAATGAGGGGTGTCATGAAGCATCCTGTACCTGCCAGAAACCCATCAAAGCCGTCTGCTATTGGACAACTAAGCAGAGGAGGACGAGTACAGAGGGCagatggaggagacagaggaaatTGAGAAAATTGATCTGCAATGTTAAAGTGATTTTCTAATGTAGCATTAAATTGTTCATTTCAAAGAGGATTGACCAAAACTCTGTGCCTCTTTGTGTGTTTCCCCCAGATGTGCTGACTTTAAGTGTCCTGGAACAGTGGTCTTTCAATTGTTGGCGCGCATGAAGGTTTGGCCTCAAAACAGAACCTGTAAGGTCCAGCCAGATATATTTGCCACAATGATTGAACTCTGCTACGTCAGCTCTAAAGAAGCTCCAATTCACTCGTTAGTTGTCAGTCATACTGGCACAAGTCTCCTGGAATATTGCCTGTGTTGCCCtttttgattttgtgtttgagAATAGAGCAAGCACCATCAGGATCCATTCAGATTCAGgccctttattgtcccacacggggacatttacagtgcaacaacatcaagagcacgcagagaaattaagataaaatagaatagaatttggaatatagaaagaggatgtatatttacaataatccagataaatggatactcggcccctgtacacctgtacatagtacagagggtgaatactatatacatatcagaatatataatattcagattgtgctagcgggcgttatgtttattgtgcagtctgacagcagccgttaggaaagatctgcgatacctctccttcacccagcgagggtggagcagccgctccctgaaggtgctgccagggtgtcctgtggggggggacgtgttgttcaacatggatgacagcttagccatcatccatcAACGCACATAAACATGTGTGAAATCacaataaaaatcaatattGTGAAACAAAGTGATGGTTGTTTGTCAAAGGGAAGTTTAAGTTATTCTATatgtttttatgtatttctaTATATTGTTCTGCAAAAACTTGGGCAACCCTGGTCAAATGTTCTGTTCATGTGAGGAGTTAAGCAGGTGAAAGTTGAAGacgggtttagggttagggttaaccctaacataacaacaggattagggttagggttaacccttacataacagggttagggttagggttaaccctaacataacgacaggattagggttagggttaaccctaacataacgacaggattagggttagggttaaccctaacataacgacaggattagggttagggttaacccttacataacagggttagggttaaccctaacataacaacagggttagggttaaccctaacataacaacagggttagggttagggttaacccttaCATAACaacaggattagggttagggttaacccttacataacagggttagggttaaccctaacataacaacagggttagggttaggttaaccctaacataacaacagggttagggttagggttaacccttaCATAACaacaggattagggttagggttaaccctaacataacgacaggattagggttagggttaacccttacataacagggttagggttaaccctaacataacaacagggttagggttagggttaaccttaACACAACATAACCCTAATTGCTCATAGAATTGCTTAAACATTTCAGAACTTATTTTTGAATGCACGACGCCTCCCGGAGAATCTGGCAGAATCTACAGTTGTGGTTGAATCTTCAACATTGTTCAACGTTTGCACAAATATGACCGTTATGCCATCAGAGGAAAACCTCTTCCCTCAACACACATTTCAGCATCGGAAGTCTGACGAAGATCGACACTTAGACAAGCGTGGTGCGTTTGAGGTTCCTGTGGAAATACGAGGTTCACGTACAACTACCTGCGATGAGCAAAGGTATGTTCGGAGAgcgattttgtttttttaaatctcttaaGCGTAACAACTACCTTTTTGTTAAATGATGAACGGACGTTTAGTActcaaacacattaaaatatttcaacagaGATTATTTTCCCGATTTCGGGGGAAGAATTACTAGGTAGCACTTCCGCACAGAGCAAGGGCCGGTAGTTGCGTTAGCCTAACCCCGTGTTACTGTTTCGTCCTTGTGTCGTTCTTCAATTGAGATGCGGTAAATCTCCTCACATTCTACCCTTTAACTTAATTAACTGAcaacttttttttactgtagttACCGATCGTCGAGTCACCAGGCGACGTTATTTCACAATCCCCGTCTCGTAATCGCTGTTTAACAAAGTTAGCTGTTAGCCACTGTATATGTTGCGTCCAATCCCAAAACATTAGCTGGCATGTtcgtttttattttacagttaatATAACTTTCTTAAGCTTAAAGTGAGGGAAATGCCACGCAGCATTTATGAAATGGGTCTTGGTCAACGTTATACGATACAATTTTATGTATCATAGTTCACCTTCATCTTATATGTATTGAAGAatttttaaatagattttttgTACGACTCAAATGTAGTCCATAAAGAGGTCGATTTAAGTGTCAATCAGGCTATTGCTAACCAAATGACACCAATAACTAAGGTTACCTGATTCGAAATGAATGTATTACTAGCTCAAGAGAAATGTAGCTGTTCTAGGAATTAACTGTAAAAGCCGTATATTAAACGTATCAGCAGTACAAGCCTTTTAGGTATCTAGATCCCAtgtgctgtttttgctgttatttCCTTTATTGAGTTATTATTTTGTTTCAGATGCCTTTGTTCTTGTGTCTGAGACCAGCGCTGACATCTCTTTTCCAAGGTTGATCCACACTTATATCATGTTATGTACATTTTTCAATGTATCATCCTACTttgattaaaaatacaaattttcTGAAAGCTGACTGGATTATGCTTTCAATAAGCTGTTATCTTCCTAGTGAAAAGATACAGTAGACACAGATGCTGAGCAATAGTACAAGTAATAATCAGAAttcatgttattattattgtcattagaGGGGAATTGTATCACAGGGAGTCTCTCAGCAATTTATATGTGCAGCTTTGCACAGATAAGTAAGCGGTAAGAGTTCACTCAGGAAGGGATTGAAAGTATTTGAGGGTGTCATAATTCATTTGTATAAACCTAATTTATTTATGGCTATAGAGTGATGTATATGGATTGTTTAAAATTGTTCCCATGTTTCCAAATAAGTCATAACTTTATGTTTTATCCATAATTTATTAACAGCATCGTTGCACAGTTTTGAATGGATGGGCCACCCTCTCTACAGAACAATGGCAACCCTCAACCAGATGCACCGTCAAGGGAAGCCCAAACCACCTCCTAGGTCTCTCAGTGCTACATTTGGTTGTCCCCAACTTAAGGCAGTGGTGCTCAAGACGATGATTCGGAAGCCTAAGAAGCCCAactctgcaaacaggaagtgtgctcGTGTACGGCTCTCTAATGGGAAGGAAGCAGTGGCATTTATTCCTGGGGAAGGACATAATCTACAGGAACACAATGTAGTGCTGGTGGAGGGTGGGAGGACCCAGGACTTGCCTGGAGTAAAACTCAAAGTTGTCCGAGGAAAATATGACTGTGCCCATGTGGTGAAAAAGAAACAGTAGAGTGAGCCCCACTGACACTGAACCTGGaattaaagaataaaggaaaagaaaacgtgATATGTCTTTTGTAAATCCAGATGAATTCTGCCCATGTAAAGAAAATACTGGTCATGTGATAGTGATTGTTCtaataaaaaatgtatttatatggAAGGGATTATCAAATAAATTTAAATTACATGCATAAACATTTTTTGTCACAAAACAATGGTTTCAGGCCTTGATATTTTAATTTGTCTTAACTTATTTGTTCATCTTAGTTAGCCCTGCAATAAGTTGGTGACTTGATCCTACCTCTTGCTGAAAGGTAGCTTGGATAGGCTCCCCCTTTCCTGATTTATGTAGGAGGGGGGTTTATTGATTGACAATGTGTGATGGCATAaaacagaggtgtcaaactcaaatagcCAGTGGGCAAAAATtttaaactgggacaaagtcacgggccaacattgatatttattgagaaaaatcttcctccagctctaaCACGGAATCTTTTGggatggacccaaactagttttgctcaacaactgaacatggaaccaGCAAAGTtcaacacaatacaatatataatttattattgcacacatgcaaaattgaaattcaaataataaaaaacatcactggcattcatgacttttctttttatttgcagccttctgaattaaatttcaagggtattagggttagggttagtattagggttagagttagggttagggttcagggttcagggtttgggataaaacttagggttagggttagagttaggtgaATGCTGTATACACTCAAGGCCCCCCACAGGGACCAGGGCAAggcactggccgacgcatgttagggttagggttagggttagagttacggttagagttagggttagggttagggttagagggttagggttaggttagggttagagttacggttagagttagggttagggttagagttagagggttagagttagagggttagggttagggttggggttcagggtttgggttaaaACTTTTTGTGCACTGGCCTAATGGTCGGACTGATGGCAAGGTGTGCAGGTCAGAGTCACCTCTCAATAGGGGTCAAAGTTCGAGGCCGGGtatgggtggggagggggagagggagaggaggacatCAGGTTACTTCAGTCagattgtaaataaaataaaatagagtaAAAAAAAGTTATGTAATAAAAGTAGGGGGACGATAAATAAGTAAATGGATAGGTGAATAAGAAACTGGTTCAGCTtataaaaatattaaattgtttatATTGGCTGACTGGGGAAGGGTGGTTCTAGGGGtgttcattgaggccatgtggtgtctttgtgcctaatTTGTTGATCCATATAcgttccgctctcctcctctgtcccactgtccagcagttattggtttccagccctgagatgataaggtggctgactggatGCTCTTGGAAGTGTCGGACGAGGGAGGTGCCAAGTCGACTTCCtgctatattgtaaaggtgctgtgttagacgggtatgtatggaattttgtgtttcgcctatataatgtttattgcagagggtgcatgtgatgatgtagactacgttggtggaatggatggaagtgaggcctagcgtggggaaccctgtaccagtgtatgtgttttgaatgaattttctgtttcGGTAGTGTTGGCTATGTCTGGGTCAGGGTGTGATGAATTGGTCcgggaatttggatgtggtgagtatggaatggaggtttctgttttttctgtgtgctaggatgatcttgtggttatagaaggccggatgttggtgtagtatggttgaaaagttttgtttaatggtgtactgtagggttgtggttctatgtgaaaaagtagaaatgaatggtatgatttgtgatttttgtggcaAGGCTGAGGTCTGTGGGTCTGGGACTCCCCCTCAATTGCCCTctatgtttgtgggtgtgttagggttagggttaggggtaggaggggggttggggtgagggttggggttaggaagaaGGTTGGGGATGGGGttagggaggaggtgggggttaggtttaggggggttgaggttagggttagggttgggggtaggtttagggttaggctttcccctggggcgaagcccctggaaagcaaagcactggccatccaagggggtcccaggcagagactcccatccccaaagttaaatatccaccaccctaaggtggtggggtttccaaaaattaggccttcttggccttagctgagatcagcctcgtacGACGTTTCGGCCTCTattggccttcatcaggcagGCTGATCATAAATAATTATGTTGGCCTTTTGGCCTTAGCAAAAAATCGGTCCCTCGCTTTTGTCCCTTTCCCACCTCCTAATTGTAATTTTTCGATTTCTCTCTTTGTTCCCTTCTCTAATTGATTTCCCCTCTTCTGTTCCCATGTTGTTTCTTTGGTGGCTATTCTAATTATGAGCCGTTCCATTTATCTTTGCCTTTAAATACTTTTCTTATTT
This genomic stretch from Takifugu flavidus isolate HTHZ2018 chromosome 9, ASM371156v2, whole genome shotgun sequence harbors:
- the mrps12 gene encoding 28S ribosomal protein S12, mitochondrial-like isoform X1 — its product is MPLFLCLRPALTSLFQASLHSFEWMGHPLYRTMATLNQMHRQGKPKPPPRSLSATFGCPQLKAVVLKTMIRKPKKPNSANRKCARVRLSNGKEAVAFIPGEGHNLQEHNVVLVEGGRTQDLPGVKLKVVRGKYDCAHVVKKKQ
- the mrps12 gene encoding 28S ribosomal protein S12, mitochondrial-like isoform X2; the encoded protein is MGHPLYRTMATLNQMHRQGKPKPPPRSLSATFGCPQLKAVVLKTMIRKPKKPNSANRKCARVRLSNGKEAVAFIPGEGHNLQEHNVVLVEGGRTQDLPGVKLKVVRGKYDCAHVVKKKQ